TGGGTCATGGTTGAGATGCCTCCGAGTGAAGTCGATTGCCTGCTCCACGCTGTGGGCAACCTGCACATGACGGGGAGCCAGCGCTAGGAAAAAGGTCTGGGCTTCGATAGGAGCATTAAGCAGAATGGTGGGCTTGTTGGATTTGATGGCCAGGGCAATCTCAGAAGCAGTTCCAGCTCCCATGCCACAGGCAATAACTACCCGACTAGACAAGACGTTGATGACGTTGCGGGCATTCCCCATACCCGTGAGGATAGGGATGGTGATGGCTGGTGACAGTTCTTGATAGGTGCTGCCAGGGAGAATACCGATCGTTAAGCCGCCATGCTCCACAGCACCGCGACTAGCTGCATCCATAACACCGCTGTGTCTGCCACCAGTGAGCACAATCCATCCTTGGGTGGCAATTGCAGCGCCAAGATTATAGGCATAGTCTAGATCAGTGCTGGTAGCTCCATCACCTGCTCCCATGACACCAATGATGGGTGATCGGCTAGAGGGCATTAACATAGGATGTCACTAGGGTATCGATGCCCGTGATAGCTGTACCTACAACAACAGCGTAGGCTCCAAGATCCATGGCTTGGCGGGCCATACGGGGGGAGGCAATGCCACCTTCACAGATAACTGGAATTGTTAGGCTATCCACCATCTGTGTCAGTAGGTCAAAACTAGGGGGCGTTTGCCCTTTGGTGACCTCAGTGTAGCCAAACAGGGTAGTGCCAACTATATCGGCACCGGCATCCGCTGCGGCGATCGCTGCCTCTAGGGTATCTACATCTGCCATCACAAATTTTTCTAACTCGGTGTGAATACTGGCAATTAGGCTGGCTACAGTTTCATCTCTTGGTCGAGGGCGTAGGGTAGCATCAATAGCAATGATGTCGGCACCTGCTGCGGCGATCGCGGCCGCATGGTGAGCTTGGGGTGTGATGTAGACCGGTGAGCCTGGAATCTGTTGCTTCCACA
Above is a window of Cyanobacteriota bacterium DNA encoding:
- a CDS encoding N-acetylmannosamine-6-phosphate 2-epimerase; translated protein: MTAVTKLLPPGLVVSCQAPVESPLHDPHVIAAMAQAAVQRGAIGVRIDTPAHVQAVRQRVTVPLIGLWKQQIPGSPVYITPQAHHAAAIAAAGADIIAIDATLRPRPRDETVASLIASIHTELEKFVMADVDTLEAAIAAADAGADIVGTTLFGYTEVTKGQTPPSFDLLTQMVDSLTIPVICEGGIASPRMARQAMDLGAYAVVVGTAITGIDTLVTSYVNAL
- a CDS encoding cytochrome encodes the protein MLMPSSRSPIIGVMGAGDGATSTDLDYAYNLGAAIATQGWIVLTGGRHSGVMDAASRGAVEHGGLTIGILPGSTYQELSPAITIPILTGMGNARNVINVLSSRVVIACGMGAGTASEIALAIKSNKPTILLNAPIEAQTFFLALAPRHVQVAHSVEQAIDFTRRHLNHDP